GCCGGTTCGGGGGAGTGGCGGGCGCGGGCCGGGCTGGCGTTGCGGGAGCGGATGCCGGTGTGGTTGCAGGCGCGCTGTGGGCTGGAGCGGCGGAACGTGGTCGCACTCACCGTGGTGCTCGTCCTCGCCGCCGGCTTTGCTGTGCAGCACTTCTGGGCCGGGCGGGCGCAGTCCGTGCGGGCTCCTGAGGTGGTGCGGGCAGCGGCACCGTACGGGGGAGGGGAACCCGGAGGAGAGCAGGCCGGTGAGCCCGGGTCGGCTGCATCGGGAACCGCAGCTTCGACGGCAGGTGCGTCGGCGGTCGGCGCACCCGGTGCCGTGGGTACTTCGGCGCCAGAGATCGTGGTGGACGTCGGCGGCAAGGTGCGTGAGCCGGGGATCCATCGCCTCCCGGCGGGCTCACGTGTCGCCGACGCTCTGCGGGCGGCCGGTGGAGTGCGCCCCGGCACGAACACCGACACCCTGAACCGGGCCCGGTTCCTGGTGGACGGCGAGCAGGTGATCGTCGGTGCTCCGGCGGCCCCGGCACCTGAGGCCGGTGCGGGTACGGGCGTGGGCGGCGCGGCGGCTCCCGGTGCCGCACCTGCCGCGCCGATCCCTCTCAACACCGCGACCGTGGACCAGTTGGACACCCTCCCGGGCGTCGGCCCGGTGCTGGCCCAGCACATCATCGACTACCGCACCCAGCACGGCGGCTTCCGTTCGGTGGACGAGTTGCGTGAGGTCAACGGCATCGGCGATCGCCGTTTCGCCGATCTACGGAATCTCGTACGGCCATGAGTCACGACAGCCAGGACAGTCAGGACAGCCAGGACACCCTCGTCCCCGCCTCCCGGCCTGCCCGAGCCGCTGTTCACGCCACATCCGGCCGACGGCTCGGCGCAGCCCACCCGCGTCAGGAGGGGCCGACGGACCTGCGCCTGGTCCCGCCGGCGCTTGCTGCTTGGGCCACGGCGGCGCTCATGCTGGACGCACCGCCGGAGTGGGTGGCGGGCCTGGCGGTGGTCTGCTTGGTTGCGGCAGGCGTGCTGCTGCTGGTGCGGCGGGGTGGGACGGGCGGGGAGAGTCTTCGTGCGCCGGTGCTGCCAGGTGGAGCGGGCGGACGAAGCCTTCGAGCGCCGGTGCGACGAGGCGGGAGTGTCGGGAGTGGCGGGCAGAGCCTTGCGCTCCCGGTGCGACTCACATGGCCCCGCACCTCGGCCGCCGCCCTGCTGCTCTGTGTCGCGGGGGCCGCCGTATCCGCCGCGCTGCACGGAGCCGACCTGCGTCGTGGGCCGGTGCCGGGGCTGGCGCGGGAGTACGCCACCGTGACCGCAGAGATCGAGATCACCTCGGACCCTCGGCTCACCCGTCCCAGGGTCAAGGGGGACCACATGGCGCCGACCGCTGTGCTGGTCAACGCGGACGTACGACGCGTCGAGAAGCCGGACGGCACGGCGATCGACACCCGGGCGCCGGTGCTGGTGATCGTCGACGCGGGCAGGGGCTCCTCAGCCGATGCCGAGGATCAGCCTCAGCCTCCCTCCACCACCCACCCCACCCCATGGCTGACCCTCCTCCCCTCCACCCGCCTGCGTATCACCGCCCGGCTCGCACCCTCCCTCTCGGACGGGGACCGGATCGCGGCCGTGTTGCGGGTGCGGGAGTCCGCCGGGACGGAGGCCGTGGGGGAACCGTCGGCGGTGCAGCGGCTGGCGGGGCGGTTGCGGGGTGGGCTGCGGGAGGCGACCGACGGGTTGCCGGCGGATGCGCGGGCGTTGCTGCCGGGGCTGGTTGTCGGGGACACCGCACGGATCACGCCGGAGCTGGACGAGGCGTTCAAGGAGACCGACCTCGCACACACGCTGGCAGTCTCCGGCAGCAACCTCACGATCATCCTGGCCCTGCTCATCGGCCCGCCCGGCCTCGCCCAGCACGTCGAGCGCCGAGGGCTCGCACCCCGGCTCGGCATCTCACTGCGCACGACCGCGTTGTTCGGCGGCGCTCTCACGCTCGCGTTCGTCGTGGTGTGCCGGCCGGACCCGAGCGTGCTGCGGGCAGCGGCCTGCGGGGCCGTCGCGTTGCTGGCCCTGGCGACCGGGCGCCGCAGATCGCTGATTCCGGCGCTGGCGACGGCCGTACTCCTGCTGGTGCTGTACGACCCTTGGCTGGCCCGCAGCTACGGCTTCCTGCTCTCCGTCCTGGCGACGGGCGCCCTGCTCACCCTCGCACCCCGCTGGAGCGCCGCGCTGCGCAGACGCCGGGTGCCGCCGAGGCTGGCCGAGGCGCTGGCGGCCGCGGCTGCCGCGCAGGCGCTGTGCGCGCCGGTCGTGGCGGTGCTGTCGGCCCGGGTGAGCCTGGTGGCGGTGCCGTGCAACCTGCTGGCGGAGTTCGCGATCGCGCCGGCCACGGTCCTGGGCTTCGCGGCGCTGGCGACGGCACCGCTCGCGATGCCGGTGGCCAAGGCGCTGGCCTGGTGCGCGAGTTGGCCGGCCGGGTGGCTGGCGAACGTCGCCCGGACAGGGGCCGCGCTGCCCGGCGCGGGTGTGGACTGGCCCGGCAGCTGGACCGGGGCGGCACTGCTCGCCCTCGTCACGGTGGTCGTCGTGCTCGCCGGACGTCGGCTGCTGAGGCACCCCTGGTGGTGCGGGGTCTGCGCGGCGCTGCTCCTGCTGGCGGTGGTGCAGCCGCCGCCGCTGACCAGGGTCGTCACGGGGTGGCCGCCGCCGGGGTGGAGGTACGCGATGTGCGACGTGGGGCAGGGCGACGCGACGGTGTTCGCGGCGGGCGAGGGGACCGGGGTCGTCGTGGACGCCGGACCCGATCCGACGCTGATCGACCGTTGCCTGCGCACGCTCGGCATCACGAGGATCCCGCTCGTCGTGCTGACCCACTTCCACGCCGACCATGTGGCGGGCCTGCCCGGCGTGCTGCGCGGGCGGGCGGTGGGCGCGATCGAGACCACGGGGCACGAAGAGCCGGTGGACCAGGCGGAGTTCGTGCGCAGACAGGCGGCTGCCCGGCGGATTCCCGTGACGCGGGCCACCGCCGGGGAGGAGAGGTGCACCGGCCCCCTGAACTGGCGAGTTCTGTGGCCACCGCCACCGCCACTGCCAGCGCCACCGGCACCGGCACCGCACCAAGCCCTGACCCCGGACGCCCCGGAGGGCCCCAACGACTCCAGCGTCACCCTGCTCGTCCGGTCGGCGGGGCTGCGGTTCCTGCTGCTCGGTGACCTGGAACCCCCGGCGCAGCGGGCGCTGTTGAGATCGCCGGCGGGGCCGCTGCTGGGCGGCGTGGACGTGCTGAAGGTCGCCCACCACGGCTCGGCGTACCAGGACCCGGAGCTCATACGCCGGGCCGCGCCCAGGCTGGCGCTGATCTCCGCGGGGGCGGACAACCCAAAGGGTCGTGACTTCCAGTTCTAGCACGTCTGCCCTGGTCAGCGCATCAACTCAGCGGCAGTGCGCAGGTTGCGAGCCCCGAAATTGAGGCGCCCGAGGGGGTGCGAGTGTCCCTACGCTGGTGGGGTCGATACGCAGCGCCCTGGCGAGGTTTCCGCACAGGGACCACCGACCGAATTGGAGTCGGCATGCCCGAGACTGATGGCACCGAGGAAATCCGCCAGCGCACCGAGGATCACCGGATCAGCACAGCGCGAAACGATGCCGCCTATGCACTGGCCATGGTCCATCGCCCGGAAGTCGCGCGCGCTGAACTCTGCTCACTCATTGAGCGGCTGGCCGTAGCCGTCAGGGACGTTGCCCATGTTGCTGAGCTGCGTGGAGAACGGCTCAATGCGCCGGCAGCAAGGGCGCTGGAAACGGCGCTACGTGAGGCTCTGAGCCCGCGCTGAGGCTAGACAGCAGAAAGCCCCCGTCCATGCGCCACGGGGGAGGGCACACAGACGGGGGCGGTCTCAGCAGGCTAGGCGCTCCGGACAGGTACAGGGTTGCCGGGCGAGTCCAACCACACGTGTTCGCCGTCAGCGTCCACGGTCAGCCCGAATCGCTCGAAGCCGGGGCGCCCCTGTTTCTCCCACCACAGGTAGGCAGTCTCCACCTCATCCCAGAGTCGGCGCGGACCGGACTGATAGACCTCGAATTCGTCTCGGCCCTTTTCGTAGTCCGCCGTTGCCCATGACGTCACGGCCGTATCTCGCAGCCACAGCGTGTATGAGCCGTCGTTGTACGACTCCATCCATGGGAACGCACCAGGCACCTGCGCGCCGATGGCGAACATGATGTGCCAGTCGCCCACCGCATCCGGCGAGATAGGCGTAACGCTGCGAGCGCCGTCCGCTGGCCACTTCTGACCACCGAGGTATTCCCGGACGTGCGTGCGCTGGACTCGCTGAGCGCGTAGGCGCATGAACGCGGACGAGCCGATGAACGAGCCTGACGCAGTCCCGTCCTCGGCCACGGTCAGCCGCACAATGGCTTCGCCGCCGTATGTCGGTCCCCAGGGGGCAAGGATGATCCCGCCCGGCTTCGTCTGCTCGACCCATCGCCGGGGGACACTGCCGATCGATGCCGTGGCAATCAGCCGGTCGTACGGGGCGCCCTCGGCGTAACCCTCCGCACCATCACCGATGACGGACACAGGGTCGAATCCCGCGTCATTCAGGCGCTTGCGCGCTTCCCTCGCGCTGCTTCCGTCGACCTCAACCGTGAACACGTTCTCAGCACCGAGCCGATGGGAGAGCAGGGCAGCATTCCAGCCGGTACCCGTGCCGATTTCCAGCACCCGTTGACCCTCTTCAACGCTCAGCGCATCGAGCATCGAGAAAACCATGGTCGGCATGGAGCTAGAGCTAGACGGGATCTTGCCTTTTCCGGCGCCGGTGAACGCGCCGTCATCCCACTGAGTCGTGATCGGGGCGTCCGCGTAGACAGCCTCCAGCCACGCGTCAGGTTCCTCGCTGCGGATGACTCGGTCACTCTGGCGGTTCATGCCAGCGCGCCCCGGCCAGATTACTTCCGGAACGAACAGATCACGTGGCACGGCCTTGAACGCGGGAAGCCAGTCACTCGCGAGCGCGCCCTTTTCCATGAGTACGGAGGCGAGCCCCTCAGGGCCCGCCCCCTTTGTACCGAGGTTGCTCACCTACTTACCGTCCGCCGGTCCCTGACCGTCGTTCGTGTT
The DNA window shown above is from Streptomyces chartreusis and carries:
- a CDS encoding ComEA family DNA-binding protein; the encoded protein is MPSAARGRTATVTSGPGRGPRSDGRTRHRRGTHVTGRARQRQRHASAEELRRRAEVIFAERGEEWGESGEPGGGPPPRRSGVEGVGRGFGLDPDVDPDPDLDVARGGVVAGAGVGGDAVGRAGAGDAGLDAGAGAGSGEWRARAGLALRERMPVWLQARCGLERRNVVALTVVLVLAAGFAVQHFWAGRAQSVRAPEVVRAAAPYGGGEPGGEQAGEPGSAASGTAASTAGASAVGAPGAVGTSAPEIVVDVGGKVREPGIHRLPAGSRVADALRAAGGVRPGTNTDTLNRARFLVDGEQVIVGAPAAPAPEAGAGTGVGGAAAPGAAPAAPIPLNTATVDQLDTLPGVGPVLAQHIIDYRTQHGGFRSVDELREVNGIGDRRFADLRNLVRP
- a CDS encoding ComEC/Rec2 family competence protein, with amino-acid sequence MSHDSQDSQDSQDTLVPASRPARAAVHATSGRRLGAAHPRQEGPTDLRLVPPALAAWATAALMLDAPPEWVAGLAVVCLVAAGVLLLVRRGGTGGESLRAPVLPGGAGGRSLRAPVRRGGSVGSGGQSLALPVRLTWPRTSAAALLLCVAGAAVSAALHGADLRRGPVPGLAREYATVTAEIEITSDPRLTRPRVKGDHMAPTAVLVNADVRRVEKPDGTAIDTRAPVLVIVDAGRGSSADAEDQPQPPSTTHPTPWLTLLPSTRLRITARLAPSLSDGDRIAAVLRVRESAGTEAVGEPSAVQRLAGRLRGGLREATDGLPADARALLPGLVVGDTARITPELDEAFKETDLAHTLAVSGSNLTIILALLIGPPGLAQHVERRGLAPRLGISLRTTALFGGALTLAFVVVCRPDPSVLRAAACGAVALLALATGRRRSLIPALATAVLLLVLYDPWLARSYGFLLSVLATGALLTLAPRWSAALRRRRVPPRLAEALAAAAAAQALCAPVVAVLSARVSLVAVPCNLLAEFAIAPATVLGFAALATAPLAMPVAKALAWCASWPAGWLANVARTGAALPGAGVDWPGSWTGAALLALVTVVVVLAGRRLLRHPWWCGVCAALLLLAVVQPPPLTRVVTGWPPPGWRYAMCDVGQGDATVFAAGEGTGVVVDAGPDPTLIDRCLRTLGITRIPLVVLTHFHADHVAGLPGVLRGRAVGAIETTGHEEPVDQAEFVRRQAAARRIPVTRATAGEERCTGPLNWRVLWPPPPPLPAPPAPAPHQALTPDAPEGPNDSSVTLLVRSAGLRFLLLGDLEPPAQRALLRSPAGPLLGGVDVLKVAHHGSAYQDPELIRRAAPRLALISAGADNPKGRDFQF
- a CDS encoding methyltransferase domain-containing protein; the encoded protein is MEKGALASDWLPAFKAVPRDLFVPEVIWPGRAGMNRQSDRVIRSEEPDAWLEAVYADAPITTQWDDGAFTGAGKGKIPSSSSSMPTMVFSMLDALSVEEGQRVLEIGTGTGWNAALLSHRLGAENVFTVEVDGSSAREARKRLNDAGFDPVSVIGDGAEGYAEGAPYDRLIATASIGSVPRRWVEQTKPGGIILAPWGPTYGGEAIVRLTVAEDGTASGSFIGSSAFMRLRAQRVQRTHVREYLGGQKWPADGARSVTPISPDAVGDWHIMFAIGAQVPGAFPWMESYNDGSYTLWLRDTAVTSWATADYEKGRDEFEVYQSGPRRLWDEVETAYLWWEKQGRPGFERFGLTVDADGEHVWLDSPGNPVPVRSA